Proteins from one Dromiciops gliroides isolate mDroGli1 chromosome 6, mDroGli1.pri, whole genome shotgun sequence genomic window:
- the LOC122732990 gene encoding LOW QUALITY PROTEIN: DNA-directed RNA polymerase III subunit RPC6-like (The sequence of the model RefSeq protein was modified relative to this genomic sequence to represent the inferred CDS: inserted 1 base in 1 codon), giving the protein MELCHQLPHGITEQVIQKEMPHIEAQQRAMAINRLLSMGQLDLLRSNTGLLYRIKESQNTGKMKGSDNQEKLVYQIIEDAGNKGIWNRDIQYKSNLPLTEINKILKNLESKKLIKVVKSMAASKKKVYMLYNLQPXRSVTGGAWYSDQDFESEYVEVLNQQYFKFLQSTAETARKSKQNPMIQRNSSFSHEVWKYICELGISKVEFSMEDIETILNTLIYDGKVEMTIIAVKEGTVGSVDGHMKLYRAVSPIIQPTGLVRASCGLCPVFDDCHEDGEISPSNCIYMTKWLEF; this is encoded by the exons ATGGAATTATGTCATCAGTTACCTCATGGGATTACAGAACAAGTTATTCAGAAGGAGATGCCTCACATAGAAGCTCAACAGAGGGCAATGGCCATCAACAGACTCTTATCTATGGGACAGTTGGATCTCTTAAGAAGCAACACAGGCCTTCTTTATAGAATAAAAGAATCTCAAAATACTGGAAAAATGAAGGGATCAGATAACCAAGAGAAGCTAGTGTATCAAATCATAGAAGATGCTGGAAACAAAGGTATCTGGAACAGAGATATTCAATATAAAAGTAACTTGCCATtaacagaaataaacaaaatattaaagaatttGGAAAGTAAAAAGCTTATCAAAGTTGTTAAATCTATGGCAGCCTCAAAGAAAAAGGTTTATATGCTGTATAATTTACAAC TCAGATCAGTAACTGGTGGAGCCTGGTATA gtgaccaAGATTTTGAATCTGAATATGTAGAAGTGCTGAACCAACAGTATTTTAAATTCTTACAGAGCACGGCAGAAACAGCTAGAAAAAGCAAACAGAACCCCATGATACAAAGAAACAGTTCATTTTCTCATGAAGTGTGGAAATATATTTGTGAACTAGGCATTAGTAAGGTAGAGTTTTCCATGGAAGATATTGAAACAATTTTGAACACACTTATTTATGATGGAAAAGTGGAAATGACAATCATTGCTGTAAAGGAAGGTACAGTTGGAAGTGTTGATGGACATATGAAACTCTATAGAGCTGTTAGTCCAATCATACAGCCTACTGGCTTAGTCCGAGCATCCTGTGGACTCTGTCCAGTTTTTGATGACTGCCATGAAGATGGTGAAATTTCACCATCAAATTGTATTTACATGACAAAGTGGCTGGAATTTTAA